From the Leptospira biflexa serovar Patoc strain 'Patoc 1 (Paris)' genome, one window contains:
- a CDS encoding RNA recognition motif domain-containing protein — protein sequence MVSNKIYVGNLKFSLKEENIRQIFSVYGAIQDLKMIHDRETGNFRGFAFITYASPSEAEEAVAQMNGQPIDGRNLKVTFAEDKRKEKQN from the coding sequence ATGGTTTCAAATAAGATTTATGTTGGGAATTTAAAATTTTCCCTAAAGGAAGAGAATATCAGGCAAATTTTTTCAGTGTATGGAGCAATCCAAGATTTGAAAATGATTCATGACCGAGAAACTGGTAATTTTAGAGGGTTTGCCTTTATCACCTACGCAAGTCCAAGTGAAGCAGAGGAGGCAGTGGCACAAATGAATGGCCAACCCATAGATGGTCGCAACCTCAAAGTCACCTTCGCTGAAGACAAAAGAAAAGAAAAACAGAACTAA
- a CDS encoding EAL domain-containing response regulator: MNEKPYILCIDDEFFILWNLKEQLKKVFGTSFTIETAESAEAAKEIIKEIDTANADLCVVICDHVMPGQKGDEFLIEMQKTHPRTKKIMLTGQAPAQAIGNALNHGCLYRYLSKPWDAHDLELTIKQAIDAYFQEKSLEEKNKELADTLYYHRDTKYPNFESLVKELKGNNLSNTNQSILLLKIVTFPTIIKTFGIEVYRKIFRKVLQLLSVHLQNEHKVFHLYSDEIAILSNLSEQALVDAVRSFRMILKSDEFFLDGVGFHLDCRYASASGQEDCYYKAKLALFQAEFQNTMDFVSYTEDLSTDHHLQNFQVSQKIHTAISQKNIIPYFQGILDNQTKEIRKFECLARIRDRDTILTPDVFLKLAKVTGSIRMIGLQMIDESMQYFSNHPYDFSINLTESELEYKSFSKWVESRLSQYKIDPTRVTFEILEDISFSEHKHSLSTIKDLKTIGCQIAIDDFGVQYSNLSRLLEFNPDFLKIDGKFIKNLPENKTAYLLVQGIVELARGIGAKVVAEFVDRPAIQDLVESLGIEYSQGYLFMKPSAAIPEASSLKL, from the coding sequence TTGAACGAAAAACCTTACATCTTATGCATCGATGATGAATTCTTTATTCTTTGGAATCTCAAGGAACAATTGAAAAAAGTTTTTGGCACAAGTTTTACGATCGAAACCGCTGAAAGTGCGGAAGCGGCGAAGGAAATCATCAAAGAAATTGATACGGCAAATGCCGATTTATGTGTGGTGATCTGTGATCATGTGATGCCCGGTCAAAAAGGGGACGAATTTCTCATTGAAATGCAAAAAACCCATCCCCGCACAAAAAAAATCATGTTAACGGGACAAGCCCCCGCCCAGGCCATAGGGAATGCACTGAACCATGGTTGTTTGTATCGTTACCTTTCGAAACCATGGGATGCTCATGACTTAGAGCTCACCATCAAACAAGCAATTGATGCCTATTTCCAAGAAAAATCCTTAGAAGAAAAAAACAAAGAATTAGCAGACACTCTCTATTACCATCGGGATACCAAATACCCTAATTTTGAATCCTTAGTGAAAGAACTAAAGGGAAATAACCTATCCAATACCAACCAATCGATATTACTCCTGAAAATCGTCACTTTCCCAACCATCATCAAGACCTTTGGAATCGAAGTGTACAGAAAAATCTTTCGAAAGGTATTACAACTCCTTTCCGTCCATTTACAAAATGAACACAAGGTCTTTCATTTATATTCTGATGAAATCGCAATTTTATCAAATCTATCAGAGCAAGCGTTAGTCGATGCAGTCCGAAGTTTTCGAATGATCTTAAAATCTGATGAATTTTTCTTAGATGGTGTTGGATTCCATTTGGACTGCCGTTATGCTTCCGCATCTGGCCAAGAGGATTGTTATTATAAAGCCAAACTGGCACTCTTCCAAGCAGAATTCCAAAACACAATGGACTTCGTCTCGTACACAGAAGATTTGTCTACCGACCACCATTTACAAAATTTCCAAGTCAGCCAAAAGATCCACACCGCCATTAGCCAAAAAAATATAATCCCTTACTTCCAAGGAATTTTGGACAACCAAACCAAAGAAATACGAAAGTTTGAATGTTTGGCGCGGATTCGAGACCGAGATACCATCTTAACTCCCGATGTATTTCTAAAACTTGCAAAAGTCACCGGAAGCATTCGAATGATCGGATTACAAATGATAGATGAATCGATGCAGTATTTCTCCAATCATCCATACGATTTTTCTATCAACTTGACCGAATCGGAATTGGAATACAAAAGTTTTAGCAAATGGGTGGAATCAAGACTCTCGCAATACAAAATTGATCCGACTCGGGTCACGTTTGAGATCTTAGAAGACATTAGTTTTTCAGAACACAAACATAGTTTGTCTACAATTAAGGACTTAAAAACCATTGGTTGCCAAATTGCGATCGATGATTTTGGAGTTCAGTATTCCAATTTATCTCGTTTATTGGAATTCAATCCTGATTTTCTAAAAATCGATGGAAAGTTTATCAAAAACCTCCCTGAAAACAAAACGGCTTATCTTCTTGTCCAGGGGATTGTTGAACTTGCTCGTGGGATTGGAGCCAAAGTAGTAGCTGAGTTTGTGGATCGCCCCGCCATACAAGACTTAGTGGAATCCTTGGGAATTGAATATTCCCAAGGTTATCTGTTTATGAAACCTTCTGCTGCGATTCCAGAAGCATCTAGTTTAAAGTTGTAA
- a CDS encoding TonB-dependent receptor family protein has product MKMKLLLNSKYYLILVFVLTFHTVLAQEPNTQNPPQATENPNPNPASEETIPEENPEDPKWKKAEIRVIGDKKDLKRIPGSATIITKKELEESRPTDNMEILRRVPGANIRYQDPAGLTMNLGFRGVSGEVSRKVLVLEDGLFTSLNPYGEPEMYYTPSIERMERIEIVKGSGSILFGPSTIGGVVNFITRKPPKDPKLTLQTIGGENAYFSQMVNYGGTFGNTGFDVNVLRKQGDGFRAHQGYFVNEANVKTIHQLNDKNNITTKIGFHQQESQATYVGLTTGMFNNNPKDNPAQNDKRSIERYSFSIGHEYTFSEKTKLITRVYSAYTERNWARQNYARNSRGSSIPSDALATYDGEPYTSRNSDTIWMRGTNAHRDRTYKFAGIESKLQTELETGSIKHEIDLGVRYHIDMAKVQLLNGPVTPDFVLYPNGPGTSAVVLQSQTSLATSGELRDDERRSAKAVSVYFQDRIRLTDKFSIIPGVRYESFSQTRSINRGRRDFNPVTFDYASGTNPTVQLDKTASTRNQIVLPGFGTTLDFARNLTWFTGVHRGFSPPRYESAISPTAEDLVLKPERSWNYETGVRGDITEYLSGQLVGYLLNFEDQIINSSAAGGNLGSRPVNAGRSIRRGVETNMTFDFGQFWKWNYNVPLDIIYTRTEAKSNQYTYNLTEWTRGNTNPLVHIDTNGNRLPYVSRDILTLSIGISSRSTGFYARVEWQYFSKQFHDLENSKSVYWYDSVGTSTDNRLLLSYAGIKSDASGLDGEIPAYELVNANIGYKKDNWSVFVSGKNLQDRKYISSRLPEGIQPGPFRQVNFGVTLQL; this is encoded by the coding sequence ATGAAAATGAAACTACTTCTCAATTCAAAATACTACCTGATTCTGGTCTTCGTCCTAACATTCCACACTGTATTGGCGCAGGAACCAAATACACAAAATCCTCCGCAAGCGACAGAGAACCCAAATCCAAACCCTGCCTCAGAGGAAACAATTCCTGAAGAGAATCCAGAAGATCCGAAATGGAAGAAAGCAGAAATTCGAGTGATCGGAGATAAAAAAGACCTAAAACGAATCCCAGGTTCTGCAACCATCATCACGAAAAAGGAATTAGAAGAATCTCGTCCGACAGACAATATGGAAATCTTGAGAAGGGTCCCTGGTGCCAACATTCGGTACCAAGACCCAGCGGGGCTCACCATGAATTTAGGATTTCGTGGTGTGAGTGGAGAAGTCTCTCGGAAGGTTTTGGTTTTGGAAGATGGACTCTTTACCTCTCTCAATCCTTATGGGGAACCGGAAATGTACTACACACCTTCCATCGAGCGAATGGAAAGGATTGAAATTGTAAAGGGCTCCGGATCCATTTTGTTTGGACCTTCTACCATTGGAGGGGTGGTCAATTTCATCACTAGAAAACCTCCCAAAGACCCAAAATTAACCTTACAAACGATTGGCGGAGAAAACGCATACTTTAGCCAAATGGTCAATTATGGTGGAACCTTTGGGAATACTGGTTTTGATGTGAATGTACTCCGCAAACAAGGTGACGGGTTTCGTGCCCACCAAGGATATTTTGTCAACGAGGCAAATGTTAAAACCATACACCAGTTAAATGATAAAAATAACATCACAACTAAAATTGGATTTCACCAACAAGAATCCCAAGCGACCTATGTTGGTTTGACCACTGGAATGTTTAATAACAATCCCAAAGACAACCCAGCACAAAATGATAAACGTTCAATTGAACGATATAGTTTTTCGATTGGGCATGAGTATACCTTCTCAGAAAAAACGAAACTCATCACAAGGGTTTATTCCGCATATACAGAAAGGAACTGGGCAAGACAAAACTATGCAAGAAATTCGAGAGGTAGTTCAATCCCTTCGGACGCACTGGCAACATACGATGGTGAACCGTATACCAGTCGTAACAGCGATACCATTTGGATGCGCGGAACCAATGCACACCGAGATCGAACCTATAAATTTGCCGGTATCGAATCAAAATTACAAACAGAACTAGAAACAGGTTCGATTAAACATGAAATTGATTTGGGAGTTCGTTACCATATCGATATGGCAAAGGTGCAACTCTTAAATGGGCCTGTGACTCCTGATTTTGTTTTGTATCCCAATGGACCCGGAACTTCTGCTGTGGTTCTGCAGTCCCAAACAAGCCTGGCAACAAGTGGGGAACTGAGAGATGATGAACGTAGGTCTGCAAAAGCAGTATCTGTTTATTTCCAAGACCGCATTCGTCTCACTGACAAATTTTCAATCATCCCTGGTGTTCGTTACGAGTCATTTTCACAGACCCGTTCCATCAATCGAGGGAGAAGGGATTTTAATCCCGTTACATTTGATTATGCGAGTGGAACAAACCCAACAGTACAATTGGACAAAACGGCATCCACAAGAAACCAAATTGTCCTTCCTGGATTTGGAACCACACTTGATTTTGCACGGAACTTAACTTGGTTTACGGGAGTCCACCGCGGATTTTCTCCTCCTCGGTATGAATCCGCGATTTCCCCAACCGCAGAAGATTTGGTCTTAAAACCAGAAAGGTCTTGGAACTACGAAACGGGTGTTAGGGGGGATATCACAGAGTATTTGAGTGGCCAACTTGTTGGATACTTACTCAATTTTGAAGACCAAATCATCAATAGTTCTGCCGCTGGTGGAAATTTAGGTTCAAGACCAGTCAATGCAGGTAGGTCCATCCGCAGAGGTGTTGAGACCAATATGACCTTCGATTTTGGGCAATTTTGGAAATGGAATTACAACGTTCCTCTTGATATTATTTATACTCGCACAGAAGCCAAGTCGAACCAATACACATATAACCTAACGGAATGGACGAGAGGGAATACAAATCCATTGGTTCATATTGATACAAACGGAAATAGACTTCCTTATGTATCACGGGATATCTTAACTTTATCCATTGGAATTTCCAGCCGAAGTACTGGATTTTATGCGAGAGTAGAATGGCAGTACTTTTCCAAACAATTCCATGACTTAGAAAATTCAAAATCAGTGTATTGGTATGATTCTGTCGGAACATCGACCGATAATCGACTTTTACTCAGTTATGCGGGTATCAAATCGGATGCATCGGGACTAGATGGAGAAATCCCTGCCTATGAACTTGTGAACGCAAATATTGGGTATAAAAAAGACAATTGGTCAGTTTTTGTTTCGGGCAAAAACTTACAGGATAGAAAATACATTTCTTCAAGACTCCCAGAAGGGATCCAACCTGGTCCCTTCCGGCAAGTGAACTTTGGTGTGACCTTACAACTTTAA
- a CDS encoding APC family permease, with amino-acid sequence MSQTSLDHDAEQLKALGLKSEFDRSMSFWENFSLGFTYLSPVVGVYSVFALAIQAGGPPMIWNYILVGFGQFLVCLVFGEVVSQYPISGGIYPWSLRLVGDRFAWMSAWVYAWALFTSVAAVAVGGAPFLNNLLGIELGNTGFIWIAIGMIIISTLLNLSGTKLLAQVAFFGFICELVGAIIVGASLLFFAKVNSISILWNTFSFGDGMSYFPAFLASSVAAMFCYYGFEACGDVAEETPNASSAIPKSMRMTIYIGGGAAIFICLALLLSLPNVEKAISGEDADPVTTTLTHAMGVTGYRMVIVIVMISFLSCLLSLQAAASRLLFSFARDGMIFGSQYLNHLSKKGKVPTKALLVTGIIPIIITSIGHWLQDAVITIISFASCGIYVAFQMVVFGALYARIRGWKPKGSFTLGKYGFVINVLALVYGTLAVSNMVWPRSPDEPWFINYGMIFTSLIVLITGIFYLLVAKPHLRKKYAKNIS; translated from the coding sequence ATGAGCCAAACTTCCCTAGACCACGATGCAGAACAATTAAAAGCACTCGGCTTAAAATCAGAATTTGATCGGAGTATGAGTTTCTGGGAAAATTTTTCCTTAGGATTTACGTATCTTTCTCCCGTCGTCGGAGTGTATTCCGTATTTGCACTTGCCATCCAAGCAGGTGGACCTCCGATGATTTGGAATTATATCCTGGTCGGTTTCGGACAATTTTTAGTCTGTTTGGTATTTGGTGAAGTGGTCTCTCAATACCCGATCTCTGGTGGAATTTATCCTTGGTCACTGCGTCTTGTGGGAGACCGATTTGCATGGATGTCTGCCTGGGTGTATGCTTGGGCTTTGTTCACATCTGTTGCCGCCGTAGCCGTAGGTGGGGCACCTTTTTTAAATAACTTACTCGGAATCGAACTTGGGAATACAGGTTTTATTTGGATTGCAATCGGAATGATTATTATATCCACATTACTAAATTTAAGTGGAACGAAATTACTGGCACAAGTTGCTTTTTTTGGTTTTATCTGTGAACTCGTAGGTGCCATCATTGTAGGTGCGTCTCTTTTATTCTTTGCAAAAGTAAATTCTATCTCCATCCTATGGAATACCTTTTCCTTTGGCGATGGCATGAGTTATTTTCCAGCATTTCTTGCATCATCCGTTGCCGCTATGTTTTGTTATTATGGATTTGAAGCCTGCGGTGATGTGGCAGAAGAAACACCAAATGCAAGTTCAGCGATTCCAAAGTCAATGAGAATGACGATATACATTGGAGGCGGTGCGGCCATTTTCATATGTTTGGCACTTCTATTATCCCTTCCGAATGTTGAAAAAGCCATTTCCGGAGAAGATGCAGATCCTGTCACAACAACATTGACTCATGCCATGGGTGTGACAGGTTACAGAATGGTAATTGTCATCGTGATGATTTCGTTTTTGTCTTGTTTACTCAGCTTACAAGCGGCTGCAAGCCGGCTTCTTTTTTCTTTTGCTCGGGATGGAATGATTTTTGGCAGTCAGTATTTAAACCATCTTTCCAAAAAAGGAAAGGTTCCAACGAAAGCACTCCTTGTCACAGGAATCATTCCCATCATCATCACAAGCATTGGCCATTGGTTACAAGATGCTGTCATCACGATCATTAGTTTTGCTTCCTGTGGTATTTATGTTGCGTTCCAAATGGTTGTGTTTGGTGCATTGTATGCAAGGATCCGAGGTTGGAAACCAAAAGGTTCATTTACCTTAGGCAAATATGGATTTGTGATCAATGTATTAGCTTTGGTTTACGGGACACTTGCAGTTTCAAATATGGTCTGGCCTAGATCACCTGACGAACCTTGGTTTATCAATTATGGAATGATTTTTACTTCATTAATTGTCTTAATTACTGGCATTTTTTACTTACTCGTTGCCAAACCTCATTTGCGAAAAAAATATGCAAAAAACATTTCATAG
- a CDS encoding NAD(P)-binding protein, with amino-acid sequence MHSPLVIGSGLTGAAIAMMKPDVQLYDKARKSGGRVSTKDIEEGQVRFDIGATMFRDKMEVHWLGKVSNYNLFEIWKTNGVEIETKPIYDQHHFYPILGMESIANAMLKGLPIHQSMTLKSIRENPNKEWICEFYNNLEKKSESITNSQVILTLPLPQIFEIFSNSEENPKFNRWFQFLKPYNDYRKTLISLFSWNDWTPNLKSLGIKEEKGIPINTSLQKGENWEYESWEHIKYPNPNRKGSHLLVQFSALFSETHFEHWMDSEKKPTPEYKEMFIAGVKERWNAPAPDAIWNHRWKYAQAQMPLLRREGALTLDSEEFLEWKQLCKETGIMVLGDWLFGSKMERIIGGVHFLIHNEIL; translated from the coding sequence TTGCACTCTCCTCTTGTGATCGGCTCAGGTCTCACGGGAGCAGCCATTGCCATGATGAAACCTGATGTCCAATTGTATGACAAGGCAAGGAAATCGGGAGGAAGAGTATCTACGAAAGATATCGAAGAAGGCCAAGTTCGGTTCGATATTGGGGCGACCATGTTCCGAGACAAAATGGAGGTGCATTGGTTAGGCAAAGTTTCCAATTACAATCTGTTTGAAATCTGGAAAACCAATGGTGTCGAAATCGAAACAAAACCCATCTACGATCAACACCATTTTTATCCGATTTTAGGAATGGAATCGATCGCCAATGCGATGTTAAAAGGCCTTCCCATCCACCAAAGTATGACCTTAAAATCAATCAGGGAAAATCCAAACAAAGAATGGATCTGTGAATTTTATAACAATTTGGAAAAAAAGTCAGAATCAATTACCAATTCGCAAGTCATCCTCACCCTTCCCCTCCCACAAATATTTGAAATATTTTCCAATTCAGAAGAAAATCCCAAATTCAATCGATGGTTTCAATTCCTAAAACCATATAACGATTATCGTAAAACACTCATTAGCTTATTTTCTTGGAATGATTGGACTCCCAATTTAAAATCCCTTGGAATTAAGGAAGAAAAAGGAATCCCAATCAACACCTCATTACAAAAAGGTGAAAACTGGGAATACGAAAGTTGGGAACATATCAAATACCCAAATCCAAATCGTAAAGGTTCCCATCTACTCGTTCAATTTTCTGCCTTGTTTTCGGAAACTCATTTTGAGCACTGGATGGATTCCGAAAAAAAACCGACACCTGAATATAAAGAAATGTTCATTGCAGGCGTGAAGGAAAGATGGAATGCCCCAGCTCCAGATGCAATTTGGAATCACAGATGGAAATACGCACAAGCACAAATGCCACTCCTGAGACGGGAAGGGGCCCTCACACTTGATTCAGAAGAATTTTTAGAATGGAAACAACTCTGTAAAGAAACTGGCATCATGGTGTTAGGCGACTGGTTATTTGGTTCCAAAATGGAACGAATCATTGGAGGTGTTCACTTTTTAATCCATAATGAAATTTTATGA
- a CDS encoding DUF1499 domain-containing protein: MEAALGVFFICCMSVLSPFSGVDDGELRGCPPSPNCVSSQSMKYNFIHKVDPISYSTSREIAFKRISDYFHHSENIYISEEKEGEYIRIIFFTKVFRFPDRVEIYFPTDKNEAQVRSQSIIGLWDIFANRRRVNAFREILTKEDS; the protein is encoded by the coding sequence ATGGAAGCTGCATTAGGCGTGTTTTTTATTTGTTGTATGAGTGTCTTAAGTCCCTTTTCTGGAGTGGATGATGGTGAATTACGAGGTTGTCCTCCTTCACCTAACTGTGTTTCTAGCCAAAGTATGAAATACAATTTCATACATAAAGTGGATCCCATTTCCTATTCTACCTCAAGAGAAATTGCTTTTAAACGAATTTCAGACTACTTCCACCATTCGGAAAATATTTATATTAGCGAAGAAAAAGAAGGGGAATACATTCGAATTATTTTCTTTACAAAGGTCTTTCGTTTTCCTGATCGTGTGGAAATTTATTTCCCAACTGACAAAAATGAAGCGCAAGTGCGATCCCAGTCTATCATAGGTCTTTGGGATATCTTTGCGAACCGAAGGCGAGTGAATGCATTTCGAGAAATTTTAACAAAAGAAGATTCATAA
- a CDS encoding alpha/beta hydrolase yields MKRILKLTSTILLFSIILLIGIAYYFSGLVLYPKVRCNPDHHVYCQGPKELGLDFQEVTIITEDKLNLVSYWIPTKQPQGTIIMVHGHGGQRNEGLRFAPSLNKAGFNLLLLSLRRNHGGYATMGGLEQKDVDAALTYLKSKGEAKIGIFGFSMGSATSIIAMANHKEIKAGLFSSGYGSAMDVLIESAKRDFGIPYYPLIPFVKWMLDYRSGINMDTVRPIDHIAEIHPRPLAIFHCKMDDYVDYHHAEDLYAKAKEPKSVWAPECNRHERIWNFNPKEAEARAVKFFKENLK; encoded by the coding sequence ATGAAACGGATCCTCAAACTCACTTCTACCATTTTGCTTTTTAGTATCATCCTACTCATTGGAATTGCTTATTATTTTTCAGGTTTGGTTTTGTATCCAAAGGTACGTTGCAATCCAGACCACCATGTGTATTGCCAAGGACCAAAAGAACTTGGTTTGGATTTCCAAGAAGTCACCATCATCACTGAGGACAAATTGAACCTCGTTAGTTACTGGATTCCCACCAAACAACCCCAAGGTACTATCATTATGGTTCATGGACATGGAGGACAACGCAACGAGGGATTACGATTTGCACCTAGTTTAAACAAGGCTGGTTTTAATTTATTACTCTTAAGTCTTCGAAGAAATCATGGCGGATATGCGACCATGGGTGGGCTTGAACAAAAAGATGTAGATGCAGCACTTACCTATCTTAAGTCCAAAGGCGAAGCAAAAATTGGTATTTTTGGTTTTTCAATGGGATCCGCCACAAGTATCATCGCCATGGCAAACCATAAAGAAATCAAAGCCGGTCTCTTTAGCAGCGGTTATGGAAGCGCTATGGATGTACTCATTGAATCCGCAAAACGAGATTTCGGAATTCCATACTACCCACTCATACCATTCGTTAAATGGATGTTAGACTACAGGAGTGGAATCAATATGGATACAGTTCGACCTATTGATCATATCGCAGAGATCCATCCAAGACCCTTAGCCATTTTTCATTGTAAGATGGATGACTATGTAGACTACCACCATGCAGAAGATTTGTATGCAAAAGCAAAAGAACCAAAAAGTGTCTGGGCACCAGAATGCAATCGACATGAACGAATTTGGAATTTTAATCCAAAAGAGGCAGAAGCAAGGGCAGTAAAATTTTTTAAAGAAAATTTGAAGTAA
- the lysS gene encoding lysine--tRNA ligase has translation MKDSNELIEQRIQKIQDLKTKGINPYPLRFFPNSNSKFLLENFDPNNTEKKSFKLGGRLHAKRVMGKASFAHLKDAEGLIQLYATRDDLGEENYSLFKSLDLGDWIGIEGWLFQTQKGETTLHLTNVQLLAKCIRPLPVVKEKDGVIYDAFSDVEQRYRMRYVDLVVNENVRETFKMRSRIISEIRKFLTNEGFLEVETPMMQPIAGGAAARPFVTHHNTLDMELFLRIAPELYLKRLIVGGMDRVFELNRNFRNEGISTKHNPEFTMMEAYMAFGDMEAMLSLTERMIVSVATAIGKGLKFPYGKDQIDLTPPWKRVKYIDIIKDYSGIDFSQITDVKEAIEKAKAKGVDSSDSVSIWKVCDDVFSSLVEPHLIQPIFITDFPKELSPLAKSREDDPKYVERFEPYVAGREIGNAFTELNDPFDQRERFEEQVKQREAGDDEAFMMDDDYIRALEYGLPPTGGLGIGIDRLVMLLTDSHSIRDTILFPLMRPE, from the coding sequence ATTAAAGATTCAAACGAACTCATCGAACAACGAATTCAAAAAATTCAAGACTTAAAAACAAAAGGAATCAACCCCTACCCACTTCGTTTTTTTCCCAATTCCAATTCAAAATTTTTGTTGGAAAATTTTGATCCAAACAACACTGAAAAAAAATCTTTCAAACTCGGCGGACGTTTGCATGCAAAACGTGTGATGGGAAAGGCAAGTTTTGCCCACCTCAAAGATGCGGAAGGCCTCATCCAATTGTATGCCACACGTGATGACTTGGGTGAAGAAAATTATTCTCTATTCAAATCCCTTGACCTTGGGGATTGGATTGGAATCGAGGGATGGTTATTCCAAACACAAAAAGGTGAAACCACTCTTCATTTAACGAATGTTCAACTACTTGCAAAATGCATTCGACCGCTACCAGTCGTGAAGGAAAAAGACGGTGTGATTTATGATGCCTTCTCTGATGTAGAACAAAGGTATCGAATGCGGTATGTGGACCTTGTGGTCAATGAAAACGTCCGCGAAACGTTTAAAATGCGTTCTCGTATCATTTCAGAAATTCGAAAGTTTCTTACAAATGAAGGGTTTTTGGAAGTGGAAACTCCTATGATGCAACCCATTGCAGGTGGTGCAGCGGCAAGACCTTTTGTTACCCACCACAATACTTTGGATATGGAACTCTTTTTACGGATTGCACCCGAACTCTATTTAAAACGACTCATTGTGGGTGGAATGGACCGAGTGTTTGAATTGAACCGTAACTTTCGGAATGAAGGGATCTCCACCAAACACAATCCTGAATTTACAATGATGGAAGCCTATATGGCCTTTGGCGATATGGAAGCCATGCTTTCTCTCACAGAAAGGATGATCGTTTCTGTTGCCACTGCCATTGGAAAAGGTTTAAAATTTCCTTATGGAAAGGACCAAATTGACCTGACGCCACCTTGGAAACGAGTGAAGTACATCGACATCATCAAAGACTACTCGGGAATTGATTTTAGCCAAATTACCGATGTCAAAGAAGCCATAGAAAAAGCCAAAGCGAAAGGAGTGGATTCTTCTGATTCCGTTTCGATATGGAAGGTATGTGACGATGTGTTTAGTTCGCTTGTGGAACCACACCTCATCCAACCCATCTTTATCACAGACTTTCCGAAAGAACTCTCTCCCCTTGCCAAATCAAGAGAAGATGATCCAAAGTATGTAGAACGTTTTGAACCCTATGTGGCAGGAAGAGAGATTGGGAACGCCTTCACTGAGTTAAACGATCCTTTTGACCAAAGGGAACGTTTTGAAGAACAGGTGAAACAAAGGGAAGCGGGCGACGATGAAGCCTTCATGATGGATGATGACTACATCCGAGCTTTGGAATATGGACTTCCGCCAACGGGTGGCCTAGGGATTGGAATTGATCGACTTGTGATGTTACTCACAGACTCCCATTCCATTCGGGATAC